One Dromiciops gliroides isolate mDroGli1 chromosome 3, mDroGli1.pri, whole genome shotgun sequence DNA segment encodes these proteins:
- the LOC122751971 gene encoding SRSF protein kinase 2-like isoform X1, translating into MSSRKVLAIQARKRRPKREKHLKKPEPQQKAPSAPPPPPPPPPPPLPEPAPPEPEEEILGSDDEEQEDPADYCKGGYHPVKIGDLFNGRYHVIRKLGWGHFSTVWLCWDMQGKRFVAMKVVKSAQHYTETALDEIKLLKCVRESDPSDPNKDMVVQLIDDFKISGMNGIHVCMVFEVLGHHLLKWIIKSNYQGLPIRCVKSIIRQVLQGLDYLHSKCKIIHTDIKPENILMCVDDAYVRRMAAEATEWQKAGAPPPSGSAVSTAPQQKPIGKISKNKKKKLKKKKQKRQAELLEKRLQEIEELEQEAERKKIEENITSTIPTNDQEDDYHPEVKLKTAGLEEAADEEPANDDGETEDQEEKEDTEKENTEKDDDDVEQELANTDPTWIESPKTNGHIENGPFLLEQQIEDEEDDEEECPNPEEYNLDEANAESDYTYSSSYEQFNGDLPNGRHKIPESQFSEFTASMFSGALESVACGSAVSDGSVLTEREENSPSHDRSRTVSASSTGDLPKTKTRATDLLVNPLDPRNADKIRVKIADLGNACWVHKHFTEDIQTRQYRSIEVLIGAGYSTPADIWSTACMAFELATGDYLFEPHSGEDYSRDEDHIAHIIELLGSIPRHFALSGKYSREFFNRRDHIALIIELLGKIPRKYAMLGKYSKEFFTKKGELRHITKLKPWSLFDVLVEKYGWPHEDAAQFTDFLIPMLEMVPEKRASAGECLRHPWLNS; encoded by the coding sequence ATGAGCTCCCGGAAAGTGCTGGCCATTCAGGCCCGAAAGCGGAGGCCGAAGAGAGAGAAACATCTGAAAAAGCCAGAGCCGCAACAAAAAGCTCCCTCTGcaccccctccaccaccaccacctccaccaccacctctaCCAGAACCAGCACCACCAGAACCAGAAGAGGAAATTCTGGGATCTGATGATGAAGAGCAAGAAGACCCTGCAGATTATTGCAAAGGTGGCTACCATCCAGTGAAAATTGGAGACCTTTTCAATGGCCGCTACCATGTTATTAGAAAGCTAGGATGGGGACACTTCTCTACAGTCTGGCTATGCTGGGATATGCAGGGAAAAAGATTTGTGGCAATGAAGGTTGTAAAAAGTGCCCAGCATTATACAGAGACAGCCTTGGATGAAATAAAATTGCTCAAATGTGTTCGTGAAAGTGATCCAAGTGACCCAAACAAAGACATGGTTGTACAGTTAATTGATGACTTCAAAATTTCAGGCATGAATGGAATACATGTTTGTATGGTCTTTGAAGTACTTGGCCATCACCTCCTAAAGTGGATAATCAAATCAAACTATCAAGGTCTTCCCATCCGTTGTGTAAAAAGTATAATTCGACAGGTTCTGCAGGGTTTAGATTATCTACACAGCAAGTGCAAGATTATCCATACTGATATCAAGCCAGAAAACATTTTGATGTGTGTAGATGACGCATATGTCCGTAGGATGGCGGCAGAGGCCACAGAGTGGCAGAAAGCAGGtgctcctcctccttctggcTCAGCAGTGAGTACTGCTCCACAACAAAAGCCTAtaggaaaaatatctaaaaacaaaaagaaaaaactgaaaaaaaaaaaacagaaaaggcagGCAGAGCTGTTGGAAAAACGCCTTCAGGAAATAGAAGAACTAGAGCAAGaagctgaaaggaaaaaaatagaagaaaacatcaCTTCAACTATACCCACGAATGATCAGGAAGATGACTACCACCCAGAGGTCAAACTAAAAACAGCAGGATTAGAGGAGGCAGCTGATGAAGAACCTGCCAATGATGATGGTGAAACTGAAGatcaagaggagaaagaagacacagaaaaagaaaacacagaaaaagatgatgatgacgTTGAACAGGAACTTGCCAACACAGACCCTACATGGATAGAATCCCCCAAAACAAATGGCCATATTGAAAATGGTCCGTTCCTATTGGAACAACAAatagaagatgaagaagatgatgaggaAGAATGCCCAAATCCAGAGGAATATAATCTTGATGAGGCAAATGCAGAAAGCGATTATACATATAGTAGCTCCTATGAACAATTTAATGGTGATTTGCCAAATGGACGACATAAAATTCCTGAGTCACAGTTTTCAGAGTTTACAGCTTCAATGTTCTCTGGGGCTTTAGAgtctgtggcctgtggctctgcAGTTTCAGATGGATCAGTTCTAACAGAGCGAGAAGAAAACAGTCCATCTCATGACAGGAGCAGAACAGTTTCGGCATCCAGTACTGGGgatttaccaaaaacaaaaacccggGCTACTGACTTGTTGGTGAATCCTCTGGATCCAAGGAATGCAGATAAAATTAGAGTTAAAATTGCTGATCTGGGAAATGCTTGCTGGGTGCACAAGCACTTCACAGAAGATATTCAGACTCGTCAGTATAGATCCATAGAAGTTTTAATAGGAGCTGGCTACAGTACACCTGCTGATATTTGGAGTACGGCATGTATGGCATTTGAACTTGCAACTGGAGATTATTTGTTTGAACCACATTCGGGTGAAGACTATTCCAGAGATGAAGACCATATAGCACACATCATAGAACTTCTAGGCAGTATCCCAAGGCACTTTGCTCTATCTGGAAAATATTCTCGGGAATTCTTCAACCGCAGAGATCACATAGCATTGATCATTGAACTGCTGGGGAAAATCCCTCGAAAATACGCTATGTTGGGGAAATATTCCAAGGAGTTTTTCACCAAAAAAGGAGAACTACGGCATATTACGAAGCTGAAGCCCTGGAGCCTCTTTGATGTGCTTGTGGAGAAATATGGTTGGCCTCATGAAGATGCTGCACAATTTACAGATTTCCTGATCCCAATGTTAGAAATGGTTCCAGAAAAAAGAGCTTCAGCTGGAGAATGCCTTAGGCATCCTTGGTTGAATTCTTAG
- the LOC122751971 gene encoding SRSF protein kinase 2-like isoform X2: protein MSSRKVLAIQARKRRPKREKHLKKPEPQQKAPSAPPPPPPPPPPPLPEPAPPEPEEEILGSDDEEQEDPADYCKGGYHPVKIGDLFNGRYHVIRKLGWGHFSTVWLCWDMQGKRFVAMKVVKSAQHYTETALDEIKLLKCVRESDPSDPNKDMVVQLIDDFKISGMNGIHVCMVFEVLGHHLLKWIIKSNYQGLPIRCVKSIIRQVLQGLDYLHSKCKIIHTDIKPENILMCVDDAYVRRMAAEATEWQKAGAPPPSGSAVSTAPQQKPIGKISKNKKKKLKKKKQKRQAELLEKRLQEIEELEQEAERKKIEENITSTIPTNDQEDDYHPEVKLKTAGLEEAADEEPANDDGETEDQEEKEDTEKENTEKDDDDVEQELANTDPTWIESPKTNGHIENGPFLLEQQIEDEEDDEEECPNPEEYNLDEANAESDYTYSSSYEQFNGDLPNGRHKIPESQFSEFTASMFSGALESVACGSAVSDGSVLTEREENSPSHDRSRTVSASSTGDLPKTKTRATDLLVNPLDPRNADKIRVKIADLGNACWVHKHFTEDIQTRQYRSIEVLIGAGYSTPADIWSTACMAFELATGDYLFEPHSGEDYSRDEDHIAHIIELLGSIPRHFALSGKYSREFFNRRGELRHITKLKPWSLFDVLVEKYGWPHEDAAQFTDFLIPMLEMVPEKRASAGECLRHPWLNS, encoded by the exons ATGAGCTCCCGGAAAGTGCTGGCCATTCAGGCCCGAAAGCGGAGGCCGAAGAGAGAGAAACATCTGAAAAAGCCAGAGCCGCAACAAAAAGCTCCCTCTGcaccccctccaccaccaccacctccaccaccacctctaCCAGAACCAGCACCACCAGAACCAGAAGAGGAAATTCTGGGATCTGATGATGAAGAGCAAGAAGACCCTGCAGATTATTGCAAAGGTGGCTACCATCCAGTGAAAATTGGAGACCTTTTCAATGGCCGCTACCATGTTATTAGAAAGCTAGGATGGGGACACTTCTCTACAGTCTGGCTATGCTGGGATATGCAGGGAAAAAGATTTGTGGCAATGAAGGTTGTAAAAAGTGCCCAGCATTATACAGAGACAGCCTTGGATGAAATAAAATTGCTCAAATGTGTTCGTGAAAGTGATCCAAGTGACCCAAACAAAGACATGGTTGTACAGTTAATTGATGACTTCAAAATTTCAGGCATGAATGGAATACATGTTTGTATGGTCTTTGAAGTACTTGGCCATCACCTCCTAAAGTGGATAATCAAATCAAACTATCAAGGTCTTCCCATCCGTTGTGTAAAAAGTATAATTCGACAGGTTCTGCAGGGTTTAGATTATCTACACAGCAAGTGCAAGATTATCCATACTGATATCAAGCCAGAAAACATTTTGATGTGTGTAGATGACGCATATGTCCGTAGGATGGCGGCAGAGGCCACAGAGTGGCAGAAAGCAGGtgctcctcctccttctggcTCAGCAGTGAGTACTGCTCCACAACAAAAGCCTAtaggaaaaatatctaaaaacaaaaagaaaaaactgaaaaaaaaaaaacagaaaaggcagGCAGAGCTGTTGGAAAAACGCCTTCAGGAAATAGAAGAACTAGAGCAAGaagctgaaaggaaaaaaatagaagaaaacatcaCTTCAACTATACCCACGAATGATCAGGAAGATGACTACCACCCAGAGGTCAAACTAAAAACAGCAGGATTAGAGGAGGCAGCTGATGAAGAACCTGCCAATGATGATGGTGAAACTGAAGatcaagaggagaaagaagacacagaaaaagaaaacacagaaaaagatgatgatgacgTTGAACAGGAACTTGCCAACACAGACCCTACATGGATAGAATCCCCCAAAACAAATGGCCATATTGAAAATGGTCCGTTCCTATTGGAACAACAAatagaagatgaagaagatgatgaggaAGAATGCCCAAATCCAGAGGAATATAATCTTGATGAGGCAAATGCAGAAAGCGATTATACATATAGTAGCTCCTATGAACAATTTAATGGTGATTTGCCAAATGGACGACATAAAATTCCTGAGTCACAGTTTTCAGAGTTTACAGCTTCAATGTTCTCTGGGGCTTTAGAgtctgtggcctgtggctctgcAGTTTCAGATGGATCAGTTCTAACAGAGCGAGAAGAAAACAGTCCATCTCATGACAGGAGCAGAACAGTTTCGGCATCCAGTACTGGGgatttaccaaaaacaaaaacccggGCTACTGACTTGTTGGTGAATCCTCTGGATCCAAGGAATGCAGATAAAATTAGAGTTAAAATTGCTGATCTGGGAAATGCTTGCTGGGTGCACAAGCACTTCACAGAAGATATTCAGACTCGTCAGTATAGATCCATAGAAGTTTTAATAGGAGCTGGCTACAGTACACCTGCTGATATTTGGAGTACGGCATGTATGGCATTTGAACTTGCAACTGGAGATTATTTGTTTGAACCACATTCGGGTGAAGACTATTCCAGAGATGAAGACCATATAGCACACATCATAGAACTTCTAGGCAGTATCCCAAGGCACTTTGCTCTATCTGGAAAATATTCTCGGGAATTCTTCAACCGCAGAG GAGAACTACGGCATATTACGAAGCTGAAGCCCTGGAGCCTCTTTGATGTGCTTGTGGAGAAATATGGTTGGCCTCATGAAGATGCTGCACAATTTACAGATTTCCTGATCCCAATGTTAGAAATGGTTCCAGAAAAAAGAGCTTCAGCTGGAGAATGCCTTAGGCATCCTTGGTTGAATTCTTAG